A window of the Desulfobacula toluolica Tol2 genome harbors these coding sequences:
- a CDS encoding AAA family ATPase, whose amino-acid sequence MQTLMNNHVKPRIPKEDPYYYINNETLGILDKVHKISAKHPINILVAGRQGCGKSSLVRQYAAVYERPLATFQVGILSEPGQLFGEYALENGETRYKQFLFPQAIQTPGCVIHLEEINRPENPKALNMLFSLLSDDRQVWMDELGLLDVAEGVVFFATLNEGDEFIGTELLDPALRDRFYIHLMDYLPNEVEKEILIKKTGVSQKQAGEILDVVNTLRSNSELPVEISTRTTLMIGEMIAAEATLREAISISLQTNKETLESILISLHMEKGLLEKGNADFLLFTKNVVQEYAQAFR is encoded by the coding sequence GTGCAAACTTTAATGAATAATCATGTAAAGCCAAGGATACCCAAGGAAGACCCTTACTATTATATTAACAATGAAACGCTGGGAATTCTGGACAAGGTCCATAAGATATCCGCAAAACACCCGATCAATATACTCGTTGCCGGCAGACAGGGCTGTGGAAAATCTTCGCTTGTCAGGCAATACGCCGCAGTGTATGAGCGTCCGCTGGCAACCTTTCAGGTGGGTATTCTTTCGGAACCCGGGCAACTTTTTGGTGAATATGCCCTGGAAAACGGCGAAACCAGGTATAAACAGTTTCTGTTCCCCCAGGCGATCCAGACTCCCGGCTGTGTGATTCATCTGGAGGAAATCAACCGTCCTGAAAACCCGAAAGCGCTGAACATGCTTTTTTCCCTCCTGTCTGACGACCGTCAGGTGTGGATGGATGAACTGGGTCTTCTGGACGTGGCAGAGGGCGTTGTTTTTTTTGCCACACTCAATGAAGGAGATGAATTTATCGGTACCGAACTGTTGGATCCCGCACTTCGTGACCGCTTTTACATTCACCTCATGGACTACCTGCCCAACGAGGTTGAAAAGGAAATTTTAATAAAAAAGACCGGGGTGAGCCAGAAACAGGCCGGCGAAATATTGGATGTTGTCAATACATTGAGAAGCAATTCCGAATTACCGGTTGAAATATCGACCCGAACAACACTTATGATTGGAGAAATGATAGCGGCGGAAGCAACTTTAAGAGAAGCCATTTCCATCAGCCTCCAGACCAACAAGGAAACCTTGGAGTCCATCCTGATTTCTCTTCATATGGAAAAAGGCCTTCTGGAAAAGGGTAACGCCGATTTTCTGCTGTTCACCAAAAATGTGGTGCAGGAATATGCACAAGCATTCAGATAA
- a CDS encoding benzylsuccinate synthase subunit beta produces the protein MSVVKTQLYMEKDTKKPCRSCKWEIADPTNPDQGQCTVNRTSAGAVWKRWVRDVHNMTCSRHEEGKLSFREHV, from the coding sequence ATGAGCGTAGTTAAAACTCAACTTTACATGGAAAAAGACACAAAAAAACCTTGCAGGAGTTGCAAGTGGGAGATTGCAGACCCCACAAATCCCGATCAGGGTCAATGCACGGTTAACAGAACCAGTGCCGGAGCGGTTTGGAAACGATGGGTCAGGGATGTTCATAATATGACATGCTCTCGCCATGAAGAAGGAAAATTGAGCTTCAGGGAACATGTATAA
- a CDS encoding TetR/AcrR family transcriptional regulator, with translation MGEKKKEVNNNRRKLILKAAQEIFSQKSLMDSNISEIAKKAGIADSIIYNYFKNKEDLLFYALSDKLKDIEKDLKLHLEGILDPASKLGKMIWYHLYINDRVPGGTQILKALLFECRSNKNFYTHEGYNTLRGYTRFMSQILQQGVDENVFRPDINVILVRNLIFGLLDEESLSCLASKEIESTLSDFSGIMDLIFAIISKNETPPPGNNDDKENRILKAAIQVFSNKGYNTATISDIAGAANVAEGTIYTYFDNKKDMLFSIPKKRFCALKNSMGEMFNIKMPVRKLRRFIRLLFTTFMGDRDFLRVFLLDIKLNKQFYASPVYKDYINYISILEDILEEGKEQCVFRKSINPRLFRHLFVGAFNHLATRWLILSKEKPIDMMQEIEDVLDLLCRSVVVNISVLNDFEDRID, from the coding sequence GTGGGAGAAAAGAAAAAAGAGGTAAACAATAATCGCAGAAAACTGATCCTAAAAGCAGCACAGGAAATTTTTTCCCAGAAATCCCTTATGGATTCGAACATTTCTGAAATAGCCAAAAAAGCCGGGATTGCCGATTCCATTATTTATAACTATTTCAAAAACAAGGAAGACTTGCTGTTTTATGCCCTGTCGGACAAATTAAAGGATATAGAAAAAGATCTAAAGCTTCATCTGGAGGGAATATTGGACCCGGCATCGAAACTCGGCAAAATGATATGGTATCATCTTTATATTAACGATCGGGTGCCGGGGGGGACGCAGATTTTAAAAGCCCTCTTGTTTGAATGCCGATCCAATAAAAATTTTTATACCCATGAAGGATACAACACCCTAAGGGGATATACCAGATTCATGTCTCAAATCCTGCAACAGGGGGTTGATGAGAATGTCTTTCGACCGGATATCAATGTAATTCTCGTTCGAAACCTAATTTTCGGGTTGCTGGATGAAGAATCCTTGAGCTGTTTAGCTTCCAAAGAAATTGAATCTACCTTGTCGGATTTTTCCGGAATTATGGATTTGATATTTGCCATTATTTCGAAAAACGAAACCCCACCCCCCGGCAACAATGACGATAAAGAAAACAGAATACTAAAGGCCGCGATCCAGGTGTTTTCGAATAAAGGGTATAATACGGCGACCATTAGTGACATCGCAGGTGCCGCCAATGTGGCAGAGGGAACCATTTATACATATTTCGACAATAAAAAAGACATGCTCTTTTCAATTCCTAAAAAACGATTTTGTGCTCTGAAGAACAGCATGGGGGAAATGTTTAATATAAAAATGCCCGTCAGAAAGCTGCGTCGATTCATCCGGTTATTGTTCACAACATTTATGGGCGATAGGGATTTCTTAAGGGTTTTTTTACTGGATATCAAATTAAACAAACAATTTTATGCTTCACCCGTTTATAAAGATTATATTAATTATATCTCCATTTTAGAAGACATATTAGAGGAAGGGAAGGAACAATGCGTTTTTAGAAAATCCATCAACCCCCGGTTGTTTAGACATTTATTTGTCGGAGCGTTCAACCATCTTGCCACAAGATGGTTGATCTTGAGCAAAGAAAAACCCATTGACATGATGCAGGAAATAGAGGATGTCCTGGATTTGCTTTGCCGGTCCGTTGTGGTGAATATTTCGGTCTTAAATGATTTCGAGGATCGAATAGATTGA
- a CDS encoding glycyl radical protein — protein MATIAEAVEYRGKIIEFPLEHQEENDIPDERLHEHLARPSTQRTKRLKARCRWKHASAGEFVEKGVTSGIQRMRYITEAHKKSRGKPEVIRRALGLANILNKYTLVLQEDEFIIGYHAEDPNMFPLYPELAYMAVADYLVSDYAPQPAEEAKEIMEYWKPYSMQGKCEGYFDPEDLMRMYQVSTMEAPGFATGYNSIVPPYETILEDGLLKRIEMAEANIKAAKEDLKKTPWDATKGLKWIPMIDNWEAMIIADKAVIAWARRHARLAKFVAENIETDPKRKEELLEIADINQRIPAEPCKGLKDAFQAKWYTFLICHAIDRYASGFAQTEDTMLYPYYKASVIDKTFQPMTHSEAVEMVEMERLKISEHGAGKSRAYREIFPGSNDLFILSIGGTKPDGSDASNEMTNAILEATRNIRTTEPSIVFKYSDKSNDKTKRLVFECIRDGLGYPSIKHNEIAVEQLKYYSQFSKEGNGATDDEAHNWANVLCMSPGLCGRRKTQKTRSEGGGSIFPAKILEVTLNDGYDWSYADMQLGPQTGKAEDFKTYEELYEAFKVQYQYAVSLVIKCKDTMRYFEGKFLQMPFASSLDDGCMELGRDGCELSEQPNGWHNPITTIVAANSMVAIKKLIYDDKKYTMKQLLDALKANWEGYEEMHKDFKAAPKWGNDNEYADATIKDFYEDIIGGEMGRITNYSGGPVLPVGQAVGLYMEIGSRTGPTPDGRLGGEAADDGGISPYMGTDHKGPTAVLKSVSKVQKNQKANLLNQRLSVPIMRSKHGFDIWNAYMKTWHDLKIDHIQFNVVSTAEMKAAQKEPEKHQDLIVRVSGFSSRFVDIPTYGQNTIIARNEQQFGAEDFEYLNLDI, from the coding sequence ATGGCAACTATTGCTGAAGCTGTAGAATATCGCGGAAAAATTATAGAATTCCCGTTGGAACATCAGGAAGAAAATGATATCCCCGATGAAAGGCTGCATGAACATCTTGCCAGACCATCAACACAACGAACGAAAAGATTAAAAGCCCGGTGTCGATGGAAACATGCGTCTGCGGGTGAATTTGTTGAAAAAGGCGTCACTTCCGGTATTCAGCGGATGAGGTACATTACGGAAGCCCATAAAAAAAGCCGAGGCAAACCGGAAGTCATTCGCAGGGCGCTTGGACTTGCAAATATCTTAAACAAATATACACTTGTACTGCAAGAGGATGAATTCATTATCGGCTACCATGCTGAAGACCCAAACATGTTTCCCCTTTATCCGGAACTGGCCTATATGGCGGTCGCAGATTATCTGGTCAGCGATTATGCCCCCCAACCTGCCGAAGAGGCAAAAGAGATAATGGAATACTGGAAACCCTATAGCATGCAGGGTAAATGCGAGGGATACTTTGATCCTGAGGATCTCATGCGAATGTACCAGGTCAGCACCATGGAGGCACCCGGGTTTGCCACAGGTTACAATAGTATTGTCCCTCCATATGAAACCATACTTGAGGATGGCCTCCTGAAAAGAATTGAGATGGCTGAGGCCAATATTAAGGCAGCCAAAGAAGATCTAAAGAAAACACCATGGGATGCAACCAAAGGTCTTAAATGGATACCCATGATCGACAACTGGGAGGCCATGATTATCGCGGACAAGGCCGTTATCGCGTGGGCCAGACGTCATGCCCGGCTGGCCAAGTTTGTGGCGGAAAATATCGAAACAGACCCAAAACGAAAAGAGGAGTTACTTGAAATAGCAGATATCAACCAACGGATTCCGGCCGAACCCTGCAAGGGCTTGAAGGATGCGTTTCAGGCGAAATGGTATACTTTTCTAATCTGCCACGCTATAGATCGCTATGCAAGCGGTTTTGCCCAGACAGAAGATACAATGCTCTATCCTTATTATAAGGCAAGTGTTATTGACAAAACCTTCCAGCCAATGACCCACTCGGAAGCGGTAGAAATGGTGGAGATGGAAAGACTCAAAATTTCAGAACACGGTGCAGGCAAATCAAGGGCTTACAGAGAAATTTTTCCAGGGTCCAATGATCTTTTTATCCTTTCAATCGGCGGTACAAAACCGGATGGATCAGATGCATCCAACGAAATGACCAACGCCATCCTGGAGGCAACAAGGAATATCCGAACAACAGAACCGTCAATCGTTTTCAAGTATTCGGACAAAAGCAACGACAAAACAAAACGCCTTGTTTTTGAGTGTATCCGAGACGGCCTTGGATATCCTTCGATAAAACATAATGAAATTGCCGTGGAACAGTTGAAATACTACAGCCAGTTCAGCAAAGAAGGTAACGGCGCGACAGATGATGAAGCGCATAACTGGGCAAATGTCCTTTGCATGTCACCCGGTCTCTGCGGTAGAAGAAAAACCCAGAAGACCCGTTCCGAAGGAGGTGGATCTATCTTTCCAGCAAAAATTCTGGAGGTCACACTGAATGACGGGTATGACTGGTCCTACGCCGATATGCAATTAGGACCCCAAACCGGCAAGGCAGAAGATTTCAAAACATATGAAGAACTATACGAAGCCTTCAAGGTACAATACCAGTACGCCGTCAGCTTGGTCATCAAATGCAAAGACACCATGCGTTACTTTGAAGGAAAATTCCTTCAAATGCCCTTTGCCTCCAGCCTTGATGACGGCTGCATGGAACTGGGTCGAGACGGCTGTGAGCTTTCCGAGCAGCCCAATGGCTGGCATAACCCCATCACAACCATTGTAGCGGCTAATTCCATGGTGGCGATCAAAAAACTGATTTATGATGATAAAAAATACACCATGAAACAGCTTCTGGATGCCCTGAAGGCGAACTGGGAAGGGTACGAAGAAATGCACAAAGACTTCAAGGCGGCTCCTAAGTGGGGCAACGACAATGAATATGCCGACGCAACAATCAAAGATTTTTATGAGGATATCATTGGCGGAGAAATGGGCAGAATTACCAACTATTCGGGAGGTCCAGTGCTTCCGGTAGGACAGGCAGTCGGTTTATATATGGAAATTGGATCTCGCACCGGTCCGACCCCTGACGGCCGATTGGGAGGAGAAGCGGCAGATGACGGAGGGATCTCGCCTTATATGGGAACGGACCATAAAGGCCCTACTGCGGTGTTAAAATCGGTGTCAAAAGTACAAAAAAACCAGAAGGCCAATCTCCTCAACCAGCGACTTTCAGTGCCCATCATGAGGAGTAAGCATGGTTTTGATATCTGGAACGCTTATATGAAAACCTGGCATGATCTCAAAATTGACCACATACAATTTAACGTTGTGAGTACTGCAGAAATGAAGGCTGCCCAAAAAGAGCCTGAGAAGCACCAGGATCTCATTGTCCGTGTATCAGGATTCAGCTCAAGATTCGTCGATATCCCAACCTACGGGCAAAACACAATTATTGCAAGAAATGAACAACAATTCGGTGCGGAAGATTTTGAATACCTGAACCTGGATATTTAA
- a CDS encoding benzylsuccinate synthase gamma subunit family protein, with product MSKCESCKFFIRVPNDADDFEPGKGDCITEVKDEKGKYWLSTPVFQDTDACPNFNKAI from the coding sequence ATGTCTAAATGTGAAAGTTGTAAATTTTTCATTCGAGTTCCAAATGATGCCGATGATTTCGAGCCTGGCAAGGGAGATTGCATTACCGAGGTAAAGGATGAAAAAGGCAAATACTGGTTATCAACGCCCGTATTTCAGGACACAGATGCCTGCCCGAATTTCAACAAAGCAATTTAA
- a CDS encoding heavy metal translocating P-type ATPase: MNKQNLTIPITGMSCTNCSANIERTVGKLDGVTEATVNFAAEQAMISFDSDKIRTTDIVHKIHDLGFKVPVSTKELPITGMSCVNCAANIERTLNKKVRGVVSASVNFASEQLLVDYIPSIVSLDTIVSEIKKIGFDLIVADEDQNEEDVEEIARHAQILDQTRKFIVGAAFALPLFIMSMSRDFGLIGSWSHASWMNWFFLFLATPVQFYTGMDYYVGAYKALKNKSANMDVLIALGSSVAYFYSLCILVLPWLGGHVYFETSAVIITLIKFGKLLEARTKGKTGGAIKKLIKLQPKTATIIANGREQQIPISMVQVNDIIVIRPGEKICVDGVIIEGISAVDESMLSGEPIPVDKTTGDDVTGGTVNVQGLLKFKATRVGKDTALSRIIQMVREAQGSKAPIQALADKVAAVFVPAVISIALITFGIWWGVTGEFVPSMIRMVAVLVIACPCALGLATPTAIMAGTGKGAENGILFKKSEALENAAKLDTIVLDKTGTVTMGKPTVVDWIPAKTSGLSGNDLLSLAASLEKGSEHPIGKAIVAFAQKKGLVLTDPVQFKAHSGFGVEARLNDQVFRLGKPGWFEHEQGLPKEITKDINVLQNKGRTVMMLAKGKKALGIVSVSDVLKPESEQAVKQLHAEHLNVVMLTGDNVQTARAIARQVGVDEVYAEVRPEEKSKKIKELQQNNGRVGMVGDGINDAPALAIADIGFAIGTGTDVAIETGDVILSGGKLTGIPTAIKISRKTMATIKQNLFLAFVYNIVLIPVAAGILAPFEMFPDFLRQLHPILAALAMAASSISVVTNSLRLYTADIG, encoded by the coding sequence ATGAACAAACAGAACCTGACCATTCCCATTACCGGTATGAGCTGCACCAATTGTTCTGCAAATATTGAACGAACCGTGGGCAAACTGGATGGCGTGACAGAAGCCACTGTTAATTTCGCAGCCGAGCAGGCAATGATATCATTTGATTCGGATAAAATTCGTACAACCGACATTGTTCATAAAATCCATGACCTGGGGTTTAAGGTTCCTGTCAGCACAAAAGAACTGCCGATAACCGGTATGAGCTGCGTCAACTGTGCCGCAAATATTGAACGAACCTTGAACAAAAAGGTAAGAGGCGTGGTATCTGCATCAGTGAATTTTGCATCTGAACAATTGCTTGTCGATTACATCCCGTCCATTGTTTCCCTTGACACGATTGTTTCAGAGATCAAAAAAATCGGGTTTGATTTGATTGTGGCTGATGAGGATCAGAATGAAGAAGATGTGGAAGAGATTGCCCGGCATGCACAAATCCTCGACCAGACCCGGAAATTTATCGTGGGGGCTGCTTTTGCCCTGCCCTTGTTCATCATGAGCATGTCAAGGGACTTTGGCCTGATCGGTTCCTGGAGCCATGCCTCATGGATGAACTGGTTCTTTTTGTTTCTGGCCACACCTGTCCAGTTTTATACTGGCATGGACTATTATGTTGGAGCTTATAAGGCTTTAAAAAACAAAAGCGCCAACATGGATGTATTGATTGCCCTGGGGTCTTCGGTTGCTTATTTTTACTCGCTTTGCATACTCGTGCTGCCATGGCTTGGCGGGCATGTTTATTTTGAAACATCTGCCGTGATCATCACCCTGATTAAATTCGGCAAGCTATTGGAAGCTCGAACCAAAGGCAAAACAGGCGGGGCCATAAAAAAACTGATCAAACTTCAGCCCAAAACCGCCACAATTATTGCAAATGGCAGAGAACAACAAATTCCCATATCCATGGTTCAAGTCAATGATATCATTGTAATCAGACCGGGAGAAAAAATTTGCGTTGACGGAGTGATCATTGAAGGCATATCCGCAGTGGATGAATCCATGCTCAGCGGTGAACCCATCCCGGTGGACAAGACAACAGGCGACGATGTGACCGGCGGCACGGTTAACGTTCAGGGCTTGTTAAAATTCAAGGCCACCCGGGTGGGCAAAGACACGGCTTTGTCCCGGATCATCCAAATGGTACGGGAAGCCCAGGGCAGCAAAGCCCCGATTCAGGCCCTGGCCGACAAGGTGGCGGCCGTGTTTGTTCCGGCCGTCATATCTATTGCCCTGATCACCTTTGGCATCTGGTGGGGGGTAACCGGAGAATTTGTCCCTTCCATGATAAGAATGGTGGCCGTGCTTGTGATTGCCTGCCCGTGTGCCCTGGGCCTTGCCACTCCCACCGCAATTATGGCGGGTACGGGAAAAGGAGCTGAAAACGGTATTTTGTTCAAAAAAAGTGAGGCACTTGAAAATGCGGCAAAACTGGACACCATTGTGCTGGATAAAACCGGCACCGTCACCATGGGCAAGCCAACTGTGGTGGACTGGATTCCCGCAAAAACATCAGGTTTATCCGGCAACGACCTGTTGAGCCTGGCTGCCTCCCTGGAAAAAGGGTCTGAACATCCCATAGGCAAAGCCATTGTAGCGTTTGCACAAAAAAAAGGCCTTGTCCTGACTGATCCGGTACAGTTTAAAGCTCACAGCGGTTTTGGCGTAGAGGCCAGGCTAAATGACCAGGTTTTCAGACTGGGCAAACCCGGATGGTTTGAACATGAACAGGGCCTGCCCAAAGAGATCACAAAAGATATCAATGTGTTGCAGAACAAAGGCAGAACAGTTATGATGCTGGCAAAAGGGAAAAAAGCTTTGGGAATTGTGTCTGTTTCAGATGTTTTAAAACCCGAGTCCGAACAGGCCGTCAAACAGCTTCACGCCGAACACCTCAATGTGGTCATGCTCACCGGAGATAATGTGCAAACCGCCCGGGCCATTGCCCGGCAAGTAGGTGTGGATGAAGTCTATGCCGAAGTCAGGCCCGAAGAAAAATCAAAAAAAATAAAAGAGCTTCAGCAAAACAACGGCAGGGTCGGGATGGTTGGGGACGGGATCAATGACGCCCCTGCCCTTGCCATTGCAGACATTGGCTTTGCCATTGGCACGGGAACCGACGTGGCAATTGAAACCGGGGATGTGATCCTTTCCGGCGGGAAACTGACCGGTATTCCAACGGCCATAAAAATCAGCCGGAAAACCATGGCAACCATAAAACAGAACCTGTTTCTGGCTTTTGTATATAACATCGTTCTTATTCCCGTTGCAGCCGGAATCCTGGCCCCATTTGAAATGTTTCCCGATTTTTTGCGGCAGCTTCACCCGATTCTGGCAGCCCTGGCCATGGCCGCCAGCAGCATCTCCG
- a CDS encoding vWA domain-containing protein, with protein sequence MHHEISNQTEAIKRFHITGEDGYSEFWRRNKSPVEIVELARLLQALRKIGSHIGRNVGDIVWSGMTLKHGIALDPTPIMGKYPIPPSKTDIMVGLTVQSALEKTEWSERVKKTALARLELPPHYAYKLHLYLDMCEKIYLDCLSNRSILGNYTEKAREWAIRKNAKQLIQPPTVTELFHIWWSMAADRNGEKYKEDYIDRSVGGLLERGSLEKFYKKPAALLNSIVDPLRNKCPDITGVTERISFRLELYLSIWPKLLEYIKFWPGDSSDPFLLSDKTREDLEKEDKEKKAIKATLISLVEPIERAIKKQNTDFTDKVKSNVKNVDDVVQIEGSDIVMPAKNKIDKALFHLLQNEFKMIAHRITHYNRGLTSGKIDRRRLYRAVTNGTAFQLKKRKFQVQNNFVLLVDATGSMSEPNRWAKTETIFQTLFSVITLYCNNAKIFAYNEVKNICRLTELYLKGEFFTVMSHGQTASGEAIIATALNMKISPKRSFIIHITDGASNWGCGVTDAITFCKKKNIHLLTLGIDCGPSSKQSLRKEYGKLVQFLDNINDLPDLVKSLLRHTL encoded by the coding sequence ATGCACCACGAAATCAGCAACCAAACCGAGGCAATCAAGAGGTTCCATATTACTGGAGAAGACGGCTATTCTGAATTCTGGAGGAGAAATAAATCACCCGTTGAAATCGTTGAACTGGCCAGATTATTGCAGGCATTGAGAAAAATCGGTTCCCATATCGGCAGAAATGTGGGGGACATTGTCTGGTCCGGCATGACACTCAAACACGGCATTGCCCTTGATCCGACACCCATCATGGGAAAATACCCCATTCCACCTTCCAAAACGGATATTATGGTCGGATTGACGGTACAAAGTGCCCTGGAAAAAACCGAATGGAGCGAACGAGTCAAAAAAACGGCCCTGGCCCGGCTTGAATTACCGCCTCATTATGCATATAAACTCCATTTATATTTGGACATGTGCGAAAAAATTTATCTGGATTGTCTTTCCAACCGGAGTATCCTTGGAAATTATACTGAAAAAGCCAGGGAATGGGCCATCCGTAAAAATGCCAAACAACTTATTCAGCCCCCCACGGTAACCGAGCTTTTTCATATCTGGTGGAGTATGGCGGCGGATAGAAACGGGGAAAAATATAAAGAAGACTATATTGACAGGTCGGTCGGGGGGCTTTTAGAAAGGGGAAGCCTGGAAAAATTTTATAAGAAACCTGCGGCATTATTAAATTCCATTGTTGATCCATTAAGAAATAAATGCCCTGATATCACAGGGGTTACGGAACGTATAAGTTTTAGACTTGAACTTTATTTATCCATTTGGCCAAAACTCCTGGAGTATATTAAATTTTGGCCCGGTGACAGCTCGGATCCATTTCTTCTTTCCGATAAAACAAGAGAAGACCTTGAAAAAGAAGACAAAGAAAAAAAGGCAATAAAGGCTACACTTATAAGCCTTGTTGAACCGATAGAAAGGGCCATCAAAAAACAAAATACTGATTTTACGGATAAAGTAAAATCCAATGTAAAAAATGTGGATGACGTCGTTCAAATAGAAGGCAGCGACATTGTTATGCCGGCGAAAAACAAGATAGATAAGGCCCTATTCCATCTGTTGCAAAATGAATTCAAGATGATTGCCCATCGGATAACCCATTACAACCGAGGCTTGACCTCCGGGAAGATAGATCGCCGAAGATTGTACAGGGCAGTCACAAACGGCACTGCTTTCCAATTGAAAAAAAGAAAATTTCAGGTTCAAAATAATTTTGTTCTTCTGGTAGATGCAACCGGTTCAATGTCGGAACCAAACAGGTGGGCCAAAACAGAAACAATATTTCAAACATTATTTTCCGTTATTACCCTTTATTGCAACAACGCAAAAATTTTTGCTTATAATGAAGTCAAAAACATCTGCCGGTTAACCGAACTTTATCTGAAAGGGGAGTTTTTCACGGTCATGTCTCATGGGCAAACAGCCTCGGGCGAGGCCATCATTGCAACAGCCCTGAACATGAAGATCAGCCCCAAAAGATCCTTTATTATCCATATCACGGATGGGGCATCCAACTGGGGATGCGGGGTCACCGATGCAATAACGTTTTGCAAAAAAAAGAACATTCATCTGTTGACATTGGGAATTGACTGCGGACCGTCAAGCAAACAGTCTCTCAGGAAAGAATATGGCAAACTGGTACAGTTTCTTGACAACATAAATGACCTGCCGGATCTTGTTAAATCTCTTTTAAGGCATACCCTGTAA
- a CDS encoding AEC family transporter translates to MIVLNAIFPIFILLLLGSLLKHFGITNKIFLKTADKLVYFIFFPAMLFWKIGSSAPDKGVSVDLCAASILAVVIVYLLSLLFIRWFHIPGFQAGSFSQACYRFNTYIGMAIVMTTLGESGIRYFGILIGFAIPIINVLAVGTLIWHSNKKKSLGQNIMYLLKALIFNPLILGCVAGIVFSRFQLSFAVFIDNTFRLMTSVTMPLALISIGGSLTLAGLKQNIKLSFLAAGLKLLILPVIGCLLLKSFFITGVPFKAGMIFFALPTSTAIYVLSAQLDSDTQMASAAIMLSTLLSFVSLSAVLLI, encoded by the coding sequence ATGATCGTTTTGAATGCAATATTCCCGATATTTATACTGCTGTTGCTTGGCAGTCTTCTCAAACATTTTGGCATCACCAATAAAATTTTTTTAAAAACCGCTGACAAATTGGTGTATTTTATTTTTTTTCCTGCCATGCTGTTTTGGAAAATCGGCAGTTCAGCCCCGGACAAGGGCGTCAGTGTGGATTTATGCGCGGCTTCCATTCTGGCGGTGGTCATTGTCTATTTGTTAAGCCTTTTGTTCATTCGATGGTTTCATATCCCGGGTTTTCAGGCAGGATCTTTTTCCCAGGCATGCTACCGGTTTAACACCTATATCGGCATGGCCATTGTCATGACAACCCTTGGCGAATCAGGCATCAGATATTTTGGCATCCTCATCGGATTTGCAATCCCCATTATTAACGTACTGGCCGTTGGCACTTTGATCTGGCATTCCAATAAGAAGAAAAGCCTTGGGCAAAACATCATGTATCTTCTCAAGGCATTGATTTTTAATCCGTTAATCCTCGGGTGTGTTGCGGGAATTGTTTTTTCCCGGTTCCAGCTGTCATTTGCTGTTTTCATTGACAACACGTTCCGACTTATGACATCGGTCACCATGCCCCTGGCCCTGATTTCCATTGGCGGTTCATTGACTCTTGCAGGGCTCAAGCAGAACATAAAACTGTCTTTTCTTGCAGCGGGTTTAAAATTGCTGATACTGCCGGTGATCGGATGTTTGCTTTTAAAATCATTTTTCATTACCGGCGTTCCTTTTAAGGCCGGGATGATTTTTTTTGCCCTGCCCACTTCAACAGCCATCTATGTTCTTTCAGCCCAGCTGGACAGCGATACTCAAATGGCTTCTGCAGCAATCATGCTGTCGACATTGCTTTCTTTTGTTTCACTGTCTGCCGTACTTTTAATATAA